CTGCTCGAGACCAATTACAACCAGGCGGACCGCGCCGCGGCCTTCACCGCCCACCTCAACACCTACGCCGCCACGGCCAATACCTACGCCGCGATCTACAACGCCATCCTCCAGCGCGGCTGGGCCAACGCCCAGGCCCGCAACTACCCGACCACCCTCGACGCCGCGCTCGACGGCAACGCCATCCCGCCCGCCGTCGTGCAGACGCTCGTGGACACCACCCGTGCCGGCACCGCCCCGCTCCAGCGCTACCTGCGCCTGCGCAAGAAGCTCCTCGGCCTGGAATCCTACCACCTCTACGACGGTTCGGTCCCGCTCTTCAAGTCCGACGCCCGCTATCCCTACGACTCGGCCAAGGACACTGTCATCGCCTCCGTCGCCCCGCTTGGCGCCGACTACACGGCGAAATACCGCCAGTTCGTCTCCGGCGGCCGCATTGACGTCTATGAGAACGAGGGCAAGCGCAGCGGCGCCTATTGCGCCGGCGTCTATGGCGTCGGTCCCTACCTGTTGATGAACTACAACGACACGCAGGACGCCATGTTCACGCTCGCCCACGAAGCCGGCCACGCGATGCACACCGTGCTGTCCTACGAGAGCCAGCCCTTCGTCACTTCCAGCTACACCATCTTCGTCGCCGAGGTCGCCTCGACCACCAACGAACGTTTCCTCCTCAACCACCTGCTCGGCCAGACCTCCGACCCGAAGGAGCGCTTTCTCCTCCTCCAGCACGCGGTGGACTCCATCTTCCGCACCTTCTACACGCAGGTGCTCTTCGCCGACTTCGAGCTCCAGGCCCACCGCCGCGTCGAGCAGGGCCAGCCCATCACCGCCGAGGTGCTCAATGGCATCTACCAGAAACTCCTCCAGGACTACTACGGCGACGCCGCCACGATCGACGATCTCTACAAATACACCTGGGCCCGCATCCCGCACTTCTACAATTCGCCCTACTACGTCTATCAGTATGCGACCTGCTTCGCCTCGTCGGCCCAGCTCTTCAAGGCGATGAACACCGGCACGCCTGCCGAGCGCGCCGCCGCCACCGAGCG
This DNA window, taken from Oleiharenicola lentus, encodes the following:
- the pepF gene encoding oligoendopeptidase F, yielding MQKSTLLMLLPFTALTTFAATSTASLKPATRVRAEIPAQYRWDFSPIYADWAAWEAGMKEMEGKMDTFAALKGSLATGPAAVLKAYKLYDEIGMLQYRVYRYPQLQRDVDTRNQEIAGKFQRVGVIFAKFGTATAWFNPELLTIPQAKMEEWIKATPELAPYAFTILDTYRQQKHVLDEQGEKLLSYGSRFNSTPGAIFQELSTSDIKFPAIKLADGTEVTVSPANYGHLLETNYNQADRAAAFTAHLNTYAATANTYAAIYNAILQRGWANAQARNYPTTLDAALDGNAIPPAVVQTLVDTTRAGTAPLQRYLRLRKKLLGLESYHLYDGSVPLFKSDARYPYDSAKDTVIASVAPLGADYTAKYRQFVSGGRIDVYENEGKRSGAYCAGVYGVGPYLLMNYNDTQDAMFTLAHEAGHAMHTVLSYESQPFVTSSYTIFVAEVASTTNERFLLNHLLGQTSDPKERFLLLQHAVDSIFRTFYTQVLFADFELQAHRRVEQGQPITAEVLNGIYQKLLQDYYGDAATIDDLYKYTWARIPHFYNSPYYVYQYATCFASSAQLFKAMNTGTPAERAAATERYLTLLRSGGNDHPMNQLQKAGVDLTKRETVQAVIDQMNELVSQLEIEAAKIAPAAK